Proteins found in one Candidatus Tisiphia endosymbiont of Beris chalybata genomic segment:
- the hisS gene encoding histidine--tRNA ligase, protein MNDQLSVNQLYNIQSLRGTKDLLPNEYIIHEYIINTAKDIGKLYGYKPMSTPIIEYTKTFDRTLGETSDIISKEIYSFSDKSGNNIALRPEFTAGIIRAFISNKLHQSLPLKFFSAGPIFRYDRPQAGRQRQFHQVNFEYIGGEGPLADAETINLAFDVLKALEVNLDITLEINSLGCSETRTIYETKLVEYFNDYKFELSEDSQKRLIKNPMRILDSKDEEDKKIIKHSPVITQYYSNEAAKYFDKLVKYLDLLNIPYIINPRLVRGLDYYCHTAFEFTTPNLGAQSTILAGGRYDNLSKMMGGPDVKAVGFAAGVERLALIRKYNTQLNRPVFICPISDSNVDYCLTLTQRLRQENIAIILDIAGKIGKRIQKANFQNAKYIIFVGDEEQTTNSVKIKDLDQEHESVLQFDQLIEFLQNIRLSA, encoded by the coding sequence ATGAATGATCAATTGAGCGTAAATCAGCTGTATAATATTCAATCATTACGCGGCACTAAAGATTTACTCCCTAATGAATATATAATTCATGAATATATAATTAACACCGCAAAAGATATAGGGAAGCTTTATGGGTATAAACCCATGAGCACCCCTATAATTGAATATACTAAAACTTTTGATCGTACTCTTGGTGAAACTTCGGATATTATTAGTAAAGAAATATATAGTTTTAGTGATAAGAGTGGTAATAATATAGCTCTAAGACCGGAATTTACCGCGGGTATTATTAGGGCTTTTATCTCCAATAAACTACATCAATCATTGCCTCTTAAATTTTTTTCCGCAGGACCAATATTTCGGTATGATAGACCGCAAGCGGGAAGGCAAAGACAATTCCATCAGGTAAATTTCGAATATATTGGGGGAGAGGGACCATTAGCAGATGCTGAAACAATTAACTTAGCTTTTGATGTTTTGAAAGCTTTAGAAGTGAATTTAGATATAACTTTAGAGATAAATTCGCTTGGCTGCAGCGAAACCCGAACTATTTATGAAACAAAATTAGTAGAATATTTTAATGATTATAAATTCGAATTATCGGAAGATAGTCAAAAGCGCTTAATTAAAAATCCTATGCGCATATTAGATTCTAAAGATGAAGAGGATAAAAAAATAATAAAACATAGCCCGGTCATTACACAATATTATAGTAATGAGGCTGCTAAATATTTTGATAAACTTGTGAAATATTTAGACTTATTAAATATACCATATATTATTAATCCAAGATTGGTTCGAGGGCTTGATTATTATTGTCATACAGCTTTCGAATTTACTACCCCTAACCTTGGAGCGCAGTCTACTATCTTAGCTGGGGGTCGTTATGATAATTTAAGTAAAATGATGGGAGGACCCGACGTTAAAGCGGTTGGTTTTGCCGCTGGGGTTGAAAGACTAGCATTAATACGAAAGTATAATACCCAATTGAATAGGCCAGTATTTATTTGTCCTATTAGCGATAGCAATGTGGATTATTGTTTAACTTTAACTCAGCGCTTGCGACAAGAAAATATTGCAATCATTTTGGATATTGCGGGGAAAATTGGCAAGAGGATACAGAAAGCTAACTTTCAAAATGCTAAATATATAATTTTCGTAGGAGATGAGGAGCAAACAACTAATAGTGTCAAAATAAAAGATCTAGATCAAGAGCACGAATCGGTCCTACAATTTGATCAGCTTATCGAATTTTTGCAAAATATTAGACTTTCTGCATAA
- a CDS encoding HIG1 domain-containing protein, protein MLYIFIALSLTTFVLVIGLITMAIGGRFEKKFSSNLMSLRVLLQALTVCLLAFLYLSK, encoded by the coding sequence GTGTTATATATATTTATTGCTTTAAGCTTAACTACCTTCGTGTTAGTCATAGGGCTTATCACTATGGCGATTGGCGGCAGATTTGAGAAAAAATTTAGCTCAAATTTAATGTCGTTAAGAGTGTTATTGCAAGCGCTTACAGTATGTTTACTTGCTTTTCTCTATCTTTCAAAATAA
- the parE gene encoding DNA topoisomerase IV subunit B yields the protein MSDLFHFTNQKKSKINNSSYSAKDIEVLEGLEPVRKRPGMYIGGTDANSMHHLVVEVLDNAMDEAVAGFANIITIQMHANNTITISDNGRGIPVDNHPKFPNKSALEVILTQLHSGGKFSNKVYQTAGGLHGVGVSVVNALSDHLEVKVYKEGKLYKQSYSKGHKVNDLTCEEVAKKLKGTAINFHPDPEIFGASNHFIPLKVYELAKSKAYLYRGVTIVWECEIISQNDVPEKSLIHFPNGLTDYLLSKINPNTLVSEEIFWGNINWEQEHIKIEWAIAWHTNEERNFMQSYCNTISTPLGGTHEQGLRLALLRSLKDYGEMTGNKKTSNLIIEDILETSSIVLSVFIPDPIFQGQTKEKLVSLGVNKIVENIIKDHFDHWLSSNKSATNLLLEHLINIAEFRINKRNEKNISRKTATQKLRLPGKLADCTRTTPQGTELFLVEGDSAGGSAKQARDRENQAILPLRGKILNVANATLEKITHNQEIQDLEIALACGSLKNYRGENLRYEKIIIMTDADVDGAHIASLLMTFFYLRMPKLIASGHLYIAKPPLYRITQSNKTYYAINEQQKSSLINKLTATNRNKIEIGRFKGLGEMMPAQLKETTMNPKNRSLLQVTIDDFENVGNIVEDLMGKKPEKRFQFIHDQALTKMDKIINNLDI from the coding sequence ATGTCTGATTTATTTCACTTCACCAATCAAAAAAAATCTAAAATAAATAATAGTTCCTATAGCGCTAAGGATATCGAAGTATTAGAAGGGTTAGAACCAGTACGCAAAAGACCGGGAATGTATATTGGGGGGACTGATGCCAATTCTATGCATCATTTAGTAGTAGAGGTACTAGATAACGCTATGGATGAAGCGGTGGCTGGTTTTGCCAATATAATTACTATACAAATGCATGCCAACAATACTATAACCATCTCGGATAATGGGCGAGGAATCCCTGTAGATAATCATCCAAAATTTCCTAATAAATCTGCTTTGGAAGTAATTCTTACTCAATTACATTCAGGCGGTAAATTCTCTAATAAAGTATATCAGACAGCAGGAGGATTGCATGGGGTTGGAGTTTCAGTAGTTAATGCTTTATCTGATCACCTGGAAGTTAAAGTGTATAAGGAAGGCAAATTATATAAGCAATCTTATTCTAAAGGTCATAAAGTAAATGATTTAACCTGTGAAGAAGTAGCAAAAAAATTAAAAGGTACGGCAATAAATTTTCACCCTGATCCTGAAATATTTGGCGCAAGCAATCACTTTATTCCTCTAAAAGTATATGAATTAGCTAAGTCAAAAGCTTATTTATATAGAGGAGTAACAATAGTGTGGGAATGTGAGATTATATCGCAAAATGATGTGCCAGAAAAATCCTTGATACATTTCCCCAATGGCTTGACCGATTACCTTCTATCCAAAATAAACCCCAATACTTTAGTTAGTGAGGAAATTTTTTGGGGTAATATTAATTGGGAACAAGAGCATATAAAAATTGAATGGGCAATTGCCTGGCATACAAATGAAGAACGTAATTTTATGCAGTCATATTGCAATACTATTTCTACTCCTCTTGGAGGAACTCATGAACAAGGGTTGCGTTTAGCGTTATTACGCAGTTTAAAAGACTACGGAGAAATGACGGGCAATAAGAAAACTTCAAATTTAATTATTGAAGATATTCTTGAAACTTCTTCTATTGTTCTTTCAGTATTTATTCCGGATCCAATATTTCAAGGACAAACTAAAGAAAAATTGGTCTCTTTAGGAGTGAACAAAATAGTAGAAAACATTATTAAAGATCATTTTGATCATTGGCTAAGTAGTAATAAATCAGCCACCAATCTGCTATTAGAGCACCTAATCAATATTGCTGAATTCCGGATCAATAAGCGTAATGAAAAAAATATATCCCGTAAAACTGCTACCCAAAAATTAAGATTGCCGGGTAAATTGGCAGATTGTACTAGAACTACTCCTCAAGGTACTGAGTTATTTTTAGTTGAAGGTGATTCAGCGGGGGGCTCTGCTAAGCAGGCAAGAGATAGAGAGAACCAAGCTATTTTACCTCTCCGGGGCAAGATACTTAATGTAGCGAATGCAACCTTAGAAAAAATTACTCATAATCAAGAAATTCAAGATTTAGAAATCGCTCTAGCATGTGGTAGCCTTAAAAATTATAGAGGAGAGAACTTAAGATATGAAAAGATCATAATTATGACTGATGCAGATGTAGACGGGGCGCATATAGCATCTTTGTTAATGACATTTTTTTACCTGAGGATGCCTAAATTAATTGCTTCAGGGCACTTGTATATTGCTAAGCCACCACTTTATCGTATAACTCAATCTAACAAAACTTACTATGCAATAAATGAACAGCAAAAATCATCCTTAATAAATAAATTAACAGCTACTAATAGAAATAAAATAGAAATTGGCAGATTTAAAGGGCTAGGAGAAATGATGCCAGCCCAGTTAAAAGAAACCACAATGAATCCCAAAAATAGATCTCTGCTGCAAGTTACTATAGATGATTTTGAGAATGTTGGTAATATAGTAGAGGATCTTATGGGGAAAAAACCGGAAAAGCGGTTCCAGTTTATTCATGATCAGGCTTTAACTAAGATGGATAAAATTATAAACAATCTGGATATTTAG
- a CDS encoding S41 family peptidase — MARGLITVLLPYVFILCNVAWAQEEKIHHSDLPNSAYYKQFQEVFERVNKDYVQEPNKQKMIDAAIEGMLNSLDPHSSYFTDADLEDFLNQTKGVFGGIGVEIMYDKGDIKVISPIDDLPAYKAGIKTGDYIVKVNEDFVSSLGFNKSVKEIRGAPGTKVKLLVIKENEMKPQEIELTREIVTIKPVKAHLEKNNIAYIRIATFNEHTIAELKKAMKTLQAESKGGVKGIILDLRFNPGGLLEQSIAVSEYFIDTGTIVSTKGRTKNSNVIFNSNKFTEKAPKVPMVVLINAGSASASEIVAGALKDHKRAIILGTKSFGKGSVQSFTQISPRAAVKLTTAKYYTPSDRSIQAEGIEPDIVVERAKVEYPNAQEAEKRFSEASLKNYLKNDNKKLDDTKSIKEVQKLNNINDNPNTNKDMELKSKNSIAPGEDLYKHDYQFARAYDLIMGLLLINNLNKQINTQAQ; from the coding sequence ATGGCACGAGGTTTAATTACAGTATTATTACCGTATGTTTTTATCCTTTGTAATGTAGCATGGGCACAAGAGGAGAAAATCCATCATTCGGATCTACCAAATTCTGCTTATTATAAACAATTTCAAGAAGTGTTTGAGCGTGTTAACAAGGACTATGTTCAAGAACCAAATAAACAAAAAATGATAGATGCGGCAATAGAGGGTATGTTAAACTCTTTAGATCCGCACTCAAGTTATTTTACCGACGCTGATTTAGAGGATTTTCTCAATCAAACTAAAGGGGTCTTTGGGGGGATTGGGGTAGAAATCATGTACGATAAGGGGGATATAAAAGTCATCTCCCCTATTGATGATTTGCCAGCCTATAAAGCAGGGATCAAGACAGGAGATTATATAGTAAAAGTTAATGAAGATTTCGTCTCCAGTTTAGGATTTAATAAATCGGTGAAAGAAATACGAGGGGCGCCAGGTACTAAAGTCAAGTTATTAGTAATTAAAGAAAATGAAATGAAACCTCAAGAAATTGAGCTTACTCGCGAAATAGTCACTATCAAACCTGTTAAAGCGCATTTAGAGAAAAATAATATTGCTTATATAAGAATAGCGACCTTTAATGAGCATACGATTGCTGAATTAAAAAAAGCTATGAAGACCTTACAGGCTGAAAGCAAGGGGGGGGTCAAGGGTATTATTCTCGACTTACGTTTCAATCCGGGTGGATTATTAGAGCAATCTATTGCCGTTAGTGAATATTTTATTGATACTGGTACTATCGTCTCTACTAAAGGGAGAACAAAAAATAGTAATGTTATATTTAATAGCAATAAATTTACCGAAAAAGCCCCCAAAGTCCCTATGGTAGTGCTAATTAACGCTGGTTCTGCTTCAGCTTCAGAAATTGTGGCTGGGGCTTTAAAAGATCACAAAAGAGCGATAATTCTGGGCACTAAATCATTTGGTAAAGGTTCCGTGCAGAGCTTTACCCAAATCAGCCCTAGGGCTGCAGTAAAGCTAACTACTGCTAAATATTATACCCCTAGTGATCGTTCAATTCAAGCAGAAGGGATTGAGCCAGATATAGTGGTGGAAAGGGCAAAGGTAGAATACCCTAACGCTCAAGAAGCTGAAAAGAGATTTTCTGAAGCTTCATTAAAAAATTATTTAAAAAATGATAATAAAAAATTAGACGACACAAAGAGCATTAAAGAAGTACAAAAACTAAATAATATTAATGATAACCCCAATACTAACAAAGATATGGAATTAAAATCTAAGAATAGCATAGCGCCAGGGGAAGACCTTTATAAACATGATTATCAATTTGCAAGAGCATATGATTTAATTATGGGATTACTTCTAATAAATAATCTCAATAAGCAAATTAATACTCAAGCTCAGTAA
- a CDS encoding HAMP domain-containing sensor histidine kinase, protein MIQNKHIVRLAFIGLFVNIVVNMIYYRYFIIEEMILKQVGVANIKIADIYTQNVWNHNRAAIKKIHAIGYRDLLQDQDFIQFAVTSTNAFVNLNANISLYDLQGNKIITSSPTRITSCKYFPDDNIYQRIIHQIDRYFLKELIVEQAFNKAFAGTTTHVLIPKAIFQKTDAHQGEKRSIITSYIPIIDLSVDKPPVDGVLEINTDITNLWANIAHLEKKVVLTFSIILIILLTIVMSNTQYAQKIIDQQFEVNRTLEEAVTKVRNESSAHTKFFANVSHELRTPLNAIIGFSEIMLSEAYNKEHPNYIKDIHNAGKHLLGIINDILDLSKASANKLTVEEIELDLNRLISSTLRLIKPRAVQAKVELIEQLPQTHIIIKADPKRIKQVLLNLLSNAVKFTKEGGSVVVAAKKNEFARVVYLQVQDTGIGIDEKDIPKVLSTFGQIDNTDSRQYEGTGLGLPLTRKLVELMNGKFAIESKLGQGTTVTLTFPYEILN, encoded by the coding sequence ATGATTCAAAATAAGCATATTGTTAGGTTAGCATTCATCGGCTTATTTGTTAACATTGTGGTAAATATGATTTATTATCGTTACTTCATTATTGAAGAAATGATTTTAAAGCAAGTAGGAGTAGCCAATATAAAAATAGCCGATATTTATACCCAAAATGTTTGGAATCATAATAGAGCAGCTATAAAAAAGATACATGCTATTGGTTATAGAGATCTATTACAAGATCAAGATTTTATTCAATTTGCGGTTACTTCAACTAATGCTTTTGTTAATCTCAATGCTAATATTTCTTTATATGATCTACAAGGCAATAAAATTATCACTAGCTCTCCTACCCGGATAACAAGCTGCAAATATTTCCCGGATGACAATATCTATCAAAGAATTATCCACCAGATTGATAGGTATTTTTTAAAAGAATTAATTGTAGAACAGGCTTTTAATAAAGCTTTTGCTGGCACCACCACTCATGTATTAATACCTAAGGCTATATTTCAGAAAACTGATGCTCACCAAGGGGAGAAAAGGTCTATTATTACTAGTTATATACCAATAATAGACCTTAGTGTGGACAAACCGCCAGTGGATGGAGTATTAGAAATTAATACTGATATCACTAATCTCTGGGCGAACATCGCTCATCTGGAAAAGAAGGTTGTCCTAACTTTTTCTATTATATTAATTATTTTGCTGACGATAGTGATGAGTAACACTCAATATGCTCAAAAAATTATCGATCAGCAATTTGAAGTTAATAGAACATTGGAAGAAGCTGTTACTAAAGTGCGGAACGAAAGTTCTGCGCATACCAAATTTTTTGCTAATGTTAGCCATGAACTACGTACTCCTTTAAATGCTATTATAGGCTTTTCCGAAATTATGTTGTCTGAAGCCTATAACAAAGAACATCCTAATTATATAAAAGATATTCATAATGCTGGTAAGCATTTACTAGGTATAATAAATGATATATTAGATTTATCAAAAGCTTCAGCTAATAAATTAACAGTAGAAGAAATAGAACTAGATTTAAATAGATTAATATCTTCAACTTTAAGATTAATAAAACCAAGAGCAGTACAAGCAAAAGTTGAGTTAATTGAGCAATTACCGCAAACTCATATTATCATCAAGGCAGATCCTAAAAGGATTAAACAGGTGCTACTCAATCTATTATCTAATGCTGTTAAGTTTACTAAAGAGGGAGGGAGTGTGGTAGTAGCGGCTAAAAAAAATGAGTTTGCAAGGGTAGTATATCTACAGGTGCAAGATACCGGAATAGGGATTGATGAGAAAGATATCCCTAAAGTATTATCTACATTTGGTCAAATTGATAACACCGATTCTAGACAATACGAAGGTACAGGTCTTGGTTTACCTTTAACTAGGAAATTGGTCGAATTAATGAATGGAAAATTTGCTATAGAAAGTAAATTAGGGCAGGGAACTACAGTCACTCTTACTTTCCCTTATGAAATATTAAATTAA
- the ybgF gene encoding tol-pal system protein YbgF, whose amino-acid sequence MKAFSIFILIIFTSLTAIAREEIKGGNLQLASYQELERLEALEKENQHLLGRIEVAEHNIAKLEKSLSLLHQEALASSNAAGAKTVKADSLSDIFDITSDKQAISQDNKAINNSGGNIAKDKPLYDLALASLKENKLMEAEKKFAEFLKNFPNSPLVSNAYFWYGETFSKRNMFDKAAINYLKGYKQAPKGAKASDSLLKLALALGALNKNQQACSILNKLDAEFPSRTISSVTRAKEAKIKFGCKN is encoded by the coding sequence ATGAAAGCTTTTTCCATATTTATATTAATTATTTTTACTTCACTCACAGCTATAGCTAGAGAAGAAATTAAGGGGGGTAATTTGCAGCTTGCTTCCTATCAAGAGCTAGAGAGGTTGGAGGCTTTAGAAAAAGAAAACCAACATTTATTAGGTAGAATCGAAGTAGCTGAACATAATATTGCAAAATTAGAAAAAAGCTTAAGCCTGCTACATCAAGAAGCTTTAGCTTCCTCTAACGCTGCAGGGGCTAAAACTGTCAAGGCCGACTCTTTAAGCGACATATTTGACATAACATCTGATAAACAGGCAATAAGCCAAGATAATAAAGCTATCAATAACTCTGGCGGTAATATAGCTAAAGATAAGCCACTCTATGATTTGGCTCTGGCATCTTTAAAAGAGAATAAATTAATGGAAGCAGAAAAAAAGTTTGCAGAATTTTTAAAAAACTTTCCTAATAGTCCTCTAGTCAGCAATGCCTATTTCTGGTATGGAGAAACTTTTTCCAAGCGTAATATGTTTGATAAGGCTGCTATAAACTATTTAAAAGGCTATAAACAAGCCCCTAAAGGAGCGAAAGCTTCTGATTCTTTACTTAAGCTCGCATTAGCGCTTGGTGCGCTTAATAAAAACCAGCAAGCTTGTTCTATTCTAAATAAACTTGATGCGGAATTTCCTAGCAGAACAATTAGTTCAGTAACAAGGGCTAAGGAGGCTAAAATTAAGTTTGGTTGTAAAAATTGA
- a CDS encoding DUF2659 family protein: MIDILEEILNDNKEEKRLFYFKKLLPIVIIFVLITVIIMIINNWYNEKKIKNNQEIGDILVKAIRSPVNEELTIKPLEHLVATSNNKTKELAAIAQIGFGIKRNDWAQTDNLLNNIINNQYYDELTTAYARLIWISLNIDKIHLSDINITMLEEYLNYFDTANKPFYGTANLLKAHWYIKKGSKDLAINTLTNLISLDELPLSIKKQANYLLGTLTIIK; encoded by the coding sequence ATGATAGATATTTTAGAAGAAATTTTAAATGATAATAAAGAAGAAAAAAGGTTATTTTATTTTAAAAAACTCCTTCCTATAGTAATTATTTTTGTACTTATTACTGTAATAATAATGATCATAAATAATTGGTATAATGAAAAAAAAATAAAAAATAATCAGGAAATAGGAGATATTTTAGTTAAAGCTATACGTTCCCCAGTAAATGAAGAATTAACTATTAAACCATTAGAACATTTAGTGGCAACTAGTAATAATAAAACTAAAGAATTAGCGGCCATTGCCCAGATTGGATTTGGAATAAAGCGCAATGATTGGGCCCAAACCGATAATTTATTGAATAATATAATTAATAATCAATATTACGATGAATTAACCACCGCATATGCCCGTTTAATTTGGATCAGTTTAAATATAGATAAAATACATTTATCTGATATAAATATTACCATGTTAGAAGAATATTTAAATTACTTTGACACGGCCAATAAGCCATTTTATGGAACAGCAAATTTGTTGAAAGCACACTGGTATATTAAAAAGGGTTCTAAAGATTTAGCAATCAATACTTTGACTAACCTAATTTCATTAGATGAACTGCCCTTAAGCATTAAAAAGCAAGCGAATTATTTGCTTGGCACCCTTACAATAATAAAATAG